From Columba livia isolate bColLiv1 breed racing homer chromosome 5, bColLiv1.pat.W.v2, whole genome shotgun sequence, one genomic window encodes:
- the MADD gene encoding MAP kinase-activating death domain protein isoform X35, producing the protein MVQKKKICPRLLDYLVIIGARQPSSDSVAQTPELLRRYPLEDHVDFPLPPDVVFFCQPEGCLSVRQKRMSFRDDTSFVFTLTDKDTGVIRYGICVNFYRSFQKRVPKEKGEGTGGHRAREGQKTSKSGDASAPQEEVGTESSESGSSLQAPSTESTPDVNRSPRTKRLAKGSHRSRNSTLTSLCILSHYPFFSTFRECLYTLKRLVDCCSERLLGKKLGIPRGVQRDTMWRIFTGSLLVEEKSSVLLHDLREIEAWIYRLLRSPMPVAGQKRVDVEVLPHELQPALTFALPDPSRFTLVDFPLHLPLELLGVDACLQVLTCILLEHKVVLQSRDYNALSMSVMAFVAMIYPLEYMFPVIPLLPTCMASAEQLLLAPTPYIIGVPASFFLYKLDFKMPDDVWLIDLDTNRVIVPTNAESLPALPEPEASELKKHLKQALASMSLNTQPILNLEKFHEGQEVPLLLGRPQNDLQSTPSTEFNPLIYGNDVDSVDVATRVAMVRFFNSPNVLQGFQMHTRTLRLFPRPVVAFQANSFLASRPKQTPFADKLSRTQAVEYFGEWSLNPTNYAFQRIHNNMFDPALIGDKPKWYAHQLQPIHYRVYDSNSQLAEALNVPVEKETDSDPTDDSSDSVDYDDSSSSYSSLGDFVSEMMKCDINGDTPNVDPLTHAALGDASEVEFDDFQEYSGDLDEQAMDSENSQENNQPRSSSSTTASSSPSTVIHGVNHESADSTEMEEKLVAGFSNLPSLSLQPSFPKISLDRRESDSAAGSMSSSEGAVRKREYDNPYFEPQYGFPTEDEDDEQEESYTPRFNQNLNGSRSQKLLRPNSLKLANDSDADSDSRASSPNSTVSNNSSEGFGGIMSFASSLYRNHSTSFSLSNLALPTKVGRDKNTPFPSLKVFGFNTIMEIITEAGPVSNEGNRRALVDQKSSVIKHSPTVKRESPSPQGRTSNSSENQQFLKEVVHNVLDGQGVGWLNMKRVRRLLESEQLRVFVLSKLNRTIQSEEDARQDVIQDVEISRKVYKGMLDLLKCTVLSLEQSYANAGLGGMASVFGLLEIAHTHYYNKEPEKRKRSPTDGSITPVGKDPASSPRVDPKPAMQLPVPQLMPKAPSPAGKGPREFDTRSLKEENFIASIGPEGVKHFDLGETDEKKSQISADSGLSLASGSQKSDFDSVPSGGPAVMVRSTSQDSEVSTVVSNSSGETLGADSDLSSNAGDGPSVENGGNLAGSRGTVSDSEIETNSATSSIFAKSHNLKQNVKDSKGVTLGRGPEDGNQRVYLYEGLLGKERSTLWDQMQFWEDAFLDAVMLEREGMGMDQGPQEMIDRYLSLGEHDRKRLEDDEDRLLATLLHNMIAYMLMIKVNKNDIRKKVRRLMGKSHIGLVHSQQINDILDKLANLNGRDLPVRPSGSRHIKKQTFVVHAGTDTTGDIFFMEVCDDCIVLRSNIGTVYERWWYEKLINMTYCPKTKVLCLWRRNGQETQLNKFYTKKCRELYYCVKDSMERAAARQQSIKPGPELGGEFPVQDMKTGEGGLLQVTLEGINLKFMHSQVFIELNHIKKCNTVRGVFVLEEFVPETKEVVSHKYKTPMAHEICYSVLCLFSYVAAIRGKEAENKSKPPRPVSS; encoded by the exons GCAGCCAAGTAGTGATAGTGTTGCTCAGACTCCTGAACTGCTGCGACGTTACCCTCTAGAAGACCATGTGGACTTCCCTCTGCCCCCTGATGTTGTGTTCTTCTGCCAGCCAGAAGGGTGCCTGAGTGTGCGGCAAAAACGTATGAGCTTCCGTGACGACACTTCCTTTGTCTTCACGCTCACGGACAAGGATACAGGTGTCATTCGCTATGGAATCTGTGTCAACTTCTACCGCTCCTTCCAGAAGCGAGTACccaaggagaagggagaaggcaCAGGGGGGCATCGAGCTCGGGAAGGACAGAAAACCTCCAAATCTGGGGATGCATCTGCACCCCAAGAGGAAGTGGGCACCGAGAGTTCGGAGAGCGGTTCTTCGCTGCAGGCTCCAAGTACAGAGTCAACCCCAGATGTGAACCGGTCACCGCGCACTAAACGTCTGGCCAAAGGCAGCCATCGCTCCCGGAACAGCACTCTGACTTCTCTGTGCATCCTTAGTCATTATCCCTTCTTTTCCACCTTTCGTGAATGTCTGTACACCCTCAAGAGACTTGTGGACTGCTGTAGTGAGAGATTGTTGGGCAAGAAGTTGGGGATTCCTCGTGGGGTGCAGAG GGATACAATGTGGCGGATTTTCACAGGCTCCCTCCTGGTGGAAGAAAAGTCTAGTGTGTTGCTACACGACCTGCGGGAGATCGAGGCCTGGATCTACCGGCTGCTCCGCTCGCCGATGCCTGTCGCTGGTCAGAAGAGGGTGGATGTGGAAGTCTTGCCACACGAGTTGCAGCCGGCTTTGACCTTTGCCCTTCCCGATCCATCCCGCTTCACCTTGGTGGATTTTCCACTACATCTGCCTTTGGAGTTGTTGGGAGTGGATGCTTGCCTACAGGTGCTGACCTGCATCCTTCTGGAGCACAAG GTTGTATTGCAGTCCCGAGATTATAATGCGCTCTCAATGTCTGTGATGGCCTTTGTGGCTATGATCTACCCGCTAGAGTACATGTTCCCAGTGATCCCTCTGCTTCCCACCTGCATGGCCTCTGCAGAACAG TTGCTTCTAGCCCCTACACCTTATATCATTGGTGTTCCAGCAAGTTTCTTCCTTTACaaactggattttaaaatgCCTGATGATGTATGGCTAATTGACCTGGATACCAATAGG GTGATTGTTCCCACAAATGCAGAATCTTTGCCAGCACTGCCAGAACCAGAAGCTTCAGAGCTGAAAAAGCATCTGAAACAG GCACTGGCCAGCATGAGTCTGAATACTCAGCCCATTCTTAATCTAGAGAAGTTCCACGAGGGGCAGGAGGTGCCACTGCTGCTGGGAAGACCACAGAATGATTTGCAATCTACTCCCTCCACAGAATTCAACCCTCTGATCTATGGAAATGATGTGGACTCTGTGGATGTGGCTACAAG gGTTGCTATGGTGAGATTCTTCAACTCACCAAATGTTTTGCAAGGTTTCCAGATGCATACTCGCACTCTTCGTCTCTTCCCACGACCAGTGGTGGCCTTCCAGGCAAATTCTTTTCTTGCCTCTAGACCAAAGCAAACACCTTTTGCAGATAAGCTTTCCAGGACACAGGCAGTAGAATACTTTGGAGAATGGTCACTCAATCCTACTAACTATGCTTTCCAAAGAATTCATAACA ACATGTTTGACCCAGCCCTGATTGGTGACAAACCGAAGTGGTACGCTCACCAGCTGCAGCCCATCCACTATCGTGTTTATGATAGCAATTCTCAGCTGGCTGAAGCGCTGAATGTCCCagtagagaaagaaacagaCTCTGATCCCACTGATGACA GCAGTGACAGTGTCGACTATGATGACTCAAGTTCCTCATACTCCTCCCTTGGTGACTTTGTCAGTGAGATGATGAAATGTGACATTAATGGCGATACCCCAA ATGTTGACCCCCTGACTCACGCAGCCCTTGGTGATGCTAGTGAAGTGGAATTTGATGATTTTCAAGAATATTCAGGGGATCTGGATGAACAGGCCATGGACAGTGAAAACTCCCAAGAGAACAACCAGCCTCGTTCAAGTTCCAGTACTACAGCCAGTagcagccccagcactgtcATCCATGGCGTGAATCAT GAGTCAGCAGATTcaacagaaatggaagagaagcTGGTTGCTGGATTTTCAAATCTCCCTTCCTTGTCACTGCAACCAAGCTTTCCCAAGATAAGCTTGGATCGTCGTGAGAGTGACAGCGCAGCTGGCAGCATGAGCTCCTCAGAAGGGGCGGTGAGGAAGCGAGAGTATGACAACCCGTACTTTGAGCCACAGTATGGCTTTCCTACggaggatgaagatgatgagCAGGAAGAGAGCTACACCCCAAGGTTTAACCAGAATCTCAACGGAAGCAG GTCTCAGAAGTTACTCCGTCCAAACAGTTTAAAACTGGCCAATGATTCTGATGCAGATTCAGATTCCAGGGCCAGCTCCCCGAACTCTACTGTGTCCAACAACAGCAGTGAAGGTTTTGGGGGCATCATGTCTTTTGCAA GCAGTTTGTACAGAAACCACAGCACAAGCTTCAGTCTGTCCAACTTAGCCCTACCAACCAAAGTTGGGAGAGACAAGAACACTCCCTTTCCCAGCCTGAAAG TATTTGGGTTTAATACTATAATGGAGATTATTACTGAAGCTGGCCCAGTAAGCAATGAAG GAAACAGACGAGCCCTGGTGGATCAAAAGTCTTCGGTCATTAAGCACAGCCCAACAGTGAAGAGAGAGTCTCCATCGCCTCAGGGACGAACTAGCAATTCCag TGAGAACCAGCAATTCCTGAAGGAGGTGGTACACAATGTTCTCGATGGGCAAGGTGTTGGCTGGTTGAACATGAAGAGAGTCCGACGTCTGCTGGAGAGTGAGCAGCTCCGTGTCTTTGTACTAAGCAAGCTGAATCGCACGATCCAGTCAGAAGAAGATGCTCGACAGGATGTCATACAGGATGTG GAGATCAGCCGCAAGGTTTATAAAGGTATGCTGGACTTGCTGAAGTGCACCGTGCTGAGCCTGGAGCAGTCATATGCAAATGCTGGCCTGGGAGGCATGGCCAGTGTTTTTGGCCTGCTAGAGATAGCACATACTCACTATTACAACAAAG aaccagagaaaagaaaacGAAGCCCAACGGATGGATCTATCACTCCAGTTGGCAAGGATCCTGCATCATCTCCAAGAGTGGACCCAAAACCTGCGATGCAGCTGCCTGTACCTCAGCTGATGCCAAAGGCACCGAGCCCTGCAGGCAAAGGACCAAGGGAGTTTGACACAAGGAgtctaaaggaagaaaattttattgCTTCCATTG gGCCAGAAGGTGTGAAACACTTTGATTTGGGAGAAACGGATgagaaaaaatcccaaatcagTGCAGACAGTGGCCTTAGTTTGGCCTCAGGTTCTCAG AAGAGTGATTTTGACTCTGTTCCCAGTGGAGGACCGGCAGTTATGGTCCGAAGTACAAGCCAGGATTCTGAAGTTAGCACAGTG GTTAGTAACAGTTCCGGAGAGACACTGGGAGCAGACAGTGACTTGAGTAGCAATGCCGGTGATGGACCGAGTGTGGAAAATGGTGGCAATTTGGCAGGATCCAGAGGCACTGTGTCAGACAGTGAAATTGAGACAAACTCTGCTACTAGCTCTATCTTT GCAAAGTCCCACAACCTGAAGCAGAATGTGAAGGACAGCAAAGGCGTTACCCTTGGGAGAGGTCCAGAGGATGGGAACCAACGTGTCTATCTCTATGAAGGACTGCTGG GCAAAGAGCGTTCAACTTTGTGGGACCAGATGCAGTTCTGGGAAGATGCTTTTTTGGATGCTGTGATGTTAGAGAGAGAAGGGATGGGGATGGACCAGGGACCTCAGGAGATGATTGACAG GTATCTTTCCCTGGGAGAACATGATCGAAAGCGTTTGGAGGATGATGAGGACCGCTTGTTGGCTACACTGCTGCATAATATGATTGCTTATATGCTTATGATAAAG GTGAACAAGAATGATATTAGGAAGAAGGTGCGTCGTCTGATGGGAAAATCACATATTGGATTGGTGCACAGCCAGCAAATAAATGATATTCTAGACAAGCTTGCCAATCTG aatGGACGGGACCTCCCTGTAAGACCCAGTGGCAGTCGCCACATCAAGAAGCAGACTTTTGTGGTACACGCTGGGACAGACACAACAGGAGACATATTTTTCATGGAG GTATGTGATGATTGCATTGTGCTGAGAAGCAACATTGGAACTGTGTATGAACGTTGGTGGTATGAGAAACTCATCAACATGACGTACTGTCCCAAAACAAAAGTGCTGTGCCTGTGGCGGAGGAATGGTCAGGAGACACAACTGAACAAATTCTACACAAAGAAG TGTCGGGAATTATACTACTGTGTGAAAGACAGTATGGAGCGAGCAGCAGCAAGGCAGCAAAGCATTAAACCAG
- the MADD gene encoding MAP kinase-activating death domain protein isoform X12 has product MVQKKKICPRLLDYLVIIGARQPSSDSVAQTPELLRRYPLEDHVDFPLPPDVVFFCQPEGCLSVRQKRMSFRDDTSFVFTLTDKDTGVIRYGICVNFYRSFQKRVPKEKGEGTGGHRAREGQKTSKSGDASAPQEEVGTESSESGSSLQAPSTESTPDVNRSPRTKRLAKGSHRSRNSTLTSLCILSHYPFFSTFRECLYTLKRLVDCCSERLLGKKLGIPRGVQRDTMWRIFTGSLLVEEKSSVLLHDLREIEAWIYRLLRSPMPVAGQKRVDVEVLPHELQPALTFALPDPSRFTLVDFPLHLPLELLGVDACLQVLTCILLEHKVVLQSRDYNALSMSVMAFVAMIYPLEYMFPVIPLLPTCMASAEQLLLAPTPYIIGVPASFFLYKLDFKMPDDVWLIDLDTNRVIVPTNAESLPALPEPEASELKKHLKQALASMSLNTQPILNLEKFHEGQEVPLLLGRPQNDLQSTPSTEFNPLIYGNDVDSVDVATRVAMVRFFNSPNVLQGFQMHTRTLRLFPRPVVAFQANSFLASRPKQTPFADKLSRTQAVEYFGEWSLNPTNYAFQRIHNNMFDPALIGDKPKWYAHQLQPIHYRVYDSNSQLAEALNVPVEKETDSDPTDDSDSVDYDDSSSSYSSLGDFVSEMMKCDINGDTPNVDPLTHAALGDASEVEFDDFQEYSGDLDEQAMDSENSQENNQPRSSSSTTASSSPSTVIHGVNHLYVTQVSEQINDLTGPQESADSTEMEEKLVAGFSNLPSLSLQPSFPKISLDRRESDSAAGSMSSSEGAVRKREYDNPYFEPQYGFPTEDEDDEQEESYTPRFNQNLNGSRSQKLLRPNSLKLANDSDADSDSRASSPNSTVSNNSSEGFGGIMSFASSLYRNHSTSFSLSNLALPTKVGRDKNTPFPSLKVFGFNTIMEIITEAGPVSNEGNRRALVDQKSSVIKHSPTVKRESPSPQGRTSNSSENQQFLKEVVHNVLDGQGVGWLNMKRVRRLLESEQLRVFVLSKLNRTIQSEEDARQDVIQDVEISRKVYKGMLDLLKCTVLSLEQSYANAGLGGMASVFGLLEIAHTHYYNKEPEKRKRSPTDGSITPVGKDPASSPRVDPKPAMQLPVPQLMPKAPSPAGKGPREFDTRSLKEENFIASIELWNKHQEVKKQKSLEKTRPEGVKHFDLGETDEKKSQISADSGLSLASGSQKSDFDSVPSGGPAVMVRSTSQDSEVSTVVSNSSGETLGADSDLSSNAGDGPSVENGGNLAGSRGTVSDSEIETNSATSSIFAKSHNLKQNVKDSKGVTLGRGPEDGNQRVYLYEGLLGRDKGSVWDQLEDAAMETFSMSKERSTLWDQMQFWEDAFLDAVMLEREGMGMDQGPQEMIDRYLSLGEHDRKRLEDDEDRLLATLLHNMIAYMLMIKVNKNDIRKKVRRLMGKSHIGLVHSQQINDILDKLANLNGRDLPVRPSGSRHIKKQTFVVHAGTDTTGDIFFMEVCDDCIVLRSNIGTVYERWWYEKLINMTYCPKTKVLCLWRRNGQETQLNKFYTKKCRELYYCVKDSMERAAARQQSIKPGPELGGEFPVQDMKTGEGGLLQVTLEGINLKFMHSQVFIELNHIKKCNTVRGVFVLEEFVPETKEVVSHKYKTPMAHEICYSVLCLFSYVAAIRGKEAENKSKPPRPVSS; this is encoded by the exons GCAGCCAAGTAGTGATAGTGTTGCTCAGACTCCTGAACTGCTGCGACGTTACCCTCTAGAAGACCATGTGGACTTCCCTCTGCCCCCTGATGTTGTGTTCTTCTGCCAGCCAGAAGGGTGCCTGAGTGTGCGGCAAAAACGTATGAGCTTCCGTGACGACACTTCCTTTGTCTTCACGCTCACGGACAAGGATACAGGTGTCATTCGCTATGGAATCTGTGTCAACTTCTACCGCTCCTTCCAGAAGCGAGTACccaaggagaagggagaaggcaCAGGGGGGCATCGAGCTCGGGAAGGACAGAAAACCTCCAAATCTGGGGATGCATCTGCACCCCAAGAGGAAGTGGGCACCGAGAGTTCGGAGAGCGGTTCTTCGCTGCAGGCTCCAAGTACAGAGTCAACCCCAGATGTGAACCGGTCACCGCGCACTAAACGTCTGGCCAAAGGCAGCCATCGCTCCCGGAACAGCACTCTGACTTCTCTGTGCATCCTTAGTCATTATCCCTTCTTTTCCACCTTTCGTGAATGTCTGTACACCCTCAAGAGACTTGTGGACTGCTGTAGTGAGAGATTGTTGGGCAAGAAGTTGGGGATTCCTCGTGGGGTGCAGAG GGATACAATGTGGCGGATTTTCACAGGCTCCCTCCTGGTGGAAGAAAAGTCTAGTGTGTTGCTACACGACCTGCGGGAGATCGAGGCCTGGATCTACCGGCTGCTCCGCTCGCCGATGCCTGTCGCTGGTCAGAAGAGGGTGGATGTGGAAGTCTTGCCACACGAGTTGCAGCCGGCTTTGACCTTTGCCCTTCCCGATCCATCCCGCTTCACCTTGGTGGATTTTCCACTACATCTGCCTTTGGAGTTGTTGGGAGTGGATGCTTGCCTACAGGTGCTGACCTGCATCCTTCTGGAGCACAAG GTTGTATTGCAGTCCCGAGATTATAATGCGCTCTCAATGTCTGTGATGGCCTTTGTGGCTATGATCTACCCGCTAGAGTACATGTTCCCAGTGATCCCTCTGCTTCCCACCTGCATGGCCTCTGCAGAACAG TTGCTTCTAGCCCCTACACCTTATATCATTGGTGTTCCAGCAAGTTTCTTCCTTTACaaactggattttaaaatgCCTGATGATGTATGGCTAATTGACCTGGATACCAATAGG GTGATTGTTCCCACAAATGCAGAATCTTTGCCAGCACTGCCAGAACCAGAAGCTTCAGAGCTGAAAAAGCATCTGAAACAG GCACTGGCCAGCATGAGTCTGAATACTCAGCCCATTCTTAATCTAGAGAAGTTCCACGAGGGGCAGGAGGTGCCACTGCTGCTGGGAAGACCACAGAATGATTTGCAATCTACTCCCTCCACAGAATTCAACCCTCTGATCTATGGAAATGATGTGGACTCTGTGGATGTGGCTACAAG gGTTGCTATGGTGAGATTCTTCAACTCACCAAATGTTTTGCAAGGTTTCCAGATGCATACTCGCACTCTTCGTCTCTTCCCACGACCAGTGGTGGCCTTCCAGGCAAATTCTTTTCTTGCCTCTAGACCAAAGCAAACACCTTTTGCAGATAAGCTTTCCAGGACACAGGCAGTAGAATACTTTGGAGAATGGTCACTCAATCCTACTAACTATGCTTTCCAAAGAATTCATAACA ACATGTTTGACCCAGCCCTGATTGGTGACAAACCGAAGTGGTACGCTCACCAGCTGCAGCCCATCCACTATCGTGTTTATGATAGCAATTCTCAGCTGGCTGAAGCGCTGAATGTCCCagtagagaaagaaacagaCTCTGATCCCACTGATGACAG TGACAGTGTCGACTATGATGACTCAAGTTCCTCATACTCCTCCCTTGGTGACTTTGTCAGTGAGATGATGAAATGTGACATTAATGGCGATACCCCAA ATGTTGACCCCCTGACTCACGCAGCCCTTGGTGATGCTAGTGAAGTGGAATTTGATGATTTTCAAGAATATTCAGGGGATCTGGATGAACAGGCCATGGACAGTGAAAACTCCCAAGAGAACAACCAGCCTCGTTCAAGTTCCAGTACTACAGCCAGTagcagccccagcactgtcATCCATGGCGTGAATCAT TTGTATGTAACGCAAGTTAGCGAACAGATCAATGATTTGACTGGTCCACAGGAGTCAGCAGATTcaacagaaatggaagagaagcTGGTTGCTGGATTTTCAAATCTCCCTTCCTTGTCACTGCAACCAAGCTTTCCCAAGATAAGCTTGGATCGTCGTGAGAGTGACAGCGCAGCTGGCAGCATGAGCTCCTCAGAAGGGGCGGTGAGGAAGCGAGAGTATGACAACCCGTACTTTGAGCCACAGTATGGCTTTCCTACggaggatgaagatgatgagCAGGAAGAGAGCTACACCCCAAGGTTTAACCAGAATCTCAACGGAAGCAG GTCTCAGAAGTTACTCCGTCCAAACAGTTTAAAACTGGCCAATGATTCTGATGCAGATTCAGATTCCAGGGCCAGCTCCCCGAACTCTACTGTGTCCAACAACAGCAGTGAAGGTTTTGGGGGCATCATGTCTTTTGCAA GCAGTTTGTACAGAAACCACAGCACAAGCTTCAGTCTGTCCAACTTAGCCCTACCAACCAAAGTTGGGAGAGACAAGAACACTCCCTTTCCCAGCCTGAAAG TATTTGGGTTTAATACTATAATGGAGATTATTACTGAAGCTGGCCCAGTAAGCAATGAAG GAAACAGACGAGCCCTGGTGGATCAAAAGTCTTCGGTCATTAAGCACAGCCCAACAGTGAAGAGAGAGTCTCCATCGCCTCAGGGACGAACTAGCAATTCCag TGAGAACCAGCAATTCCTGAAGGAGGTGGTACACAATGTTCTCGATGGGCAAGGTGTTGGCTGGTTGAACATGAAGAGAGTCCGACGTCTGCTGGAGAGTGAGCAGCTCCGTGTCTTTGTACTAAGCAAGCTGAATCGCACGATCCAGTCAGAAGAAGATGCTCGACAGGATGTCATACAGGATGTG GAGATCAGCCGCAAGGTTTATAAAGGTATGCTGGACTTGCTGAAGTGCACCGTGCTGAGCCTGGAGCAGTCATATGCAAATGCTGGCCTGGGAGGCATGGCCAGTGTTTTTGGCCTGCTAGAGATAGCACATACTCACTATTACAACAAAG aaccagagaaaagaaaacGAAGCCCAACGGATGGATCTATCACTCCAGTTGGCAAGGATCCTGCATCATCTCCAAGAGTGGACCCAAAACCTGCGATGCAGCTGCCTGTACCTCAGCTGATGCCAAAGGCACCGAGCCCTGCAGGCAAAGGACCAAGGGAGTTTGACACAAGGAgtctaaaggaagaaaattttattgCTTCCATTG AATTgtggaacaagcaccaggaagtgaaaaagcaaaaatctttggaaaaaacga gGCCAGAAGGTGTGAAACACTTTGATTTGGGAGAAACGGATgagaaaaaatcccaaatcagTGCAGACAGTGGCCTTAGTTTGGCCTCAGGTTCTCAG AAGAGTGATTTTGACTCTGTTCCCAGTGGAGGACCGGCAGTTATGGTCCGAAGTACAAGCCAGGATTCTGAAGTTAGCACAGTG GTTAGTAACAGTTCCGGAGAGACACTGGGAGCAGACAGTGACTTGAGTAGCAATGCCGGTGATGGACCGAGTGTGGAAAATGGTGGCAATTTGGCAGGATCCAGAGGCACTGTGTCAGACAGTGAAATTGAGACAAACTCTGCTACTAGCTCTATCTTT GCAAAGTCCCACAACCTGAAGCAGAATGTGAAGGACAGCAAAGGCGTTACCCTTGGGAGAGGTCCAGAGGATGGGAACCAACGTGTCTATCTCTATGAAGGACTGCTGG GTAGGGATAAAGGATCTGTCTGGGACCAGTTAGAGGATGCTGCAATGGAAACCTTCTCTATGA GCAAAGAGCGTTCAACTTTGTGGGACCAGATGCAGTTCTGGGAAGATGCTTTTTTGGATGCTGTGATGTTAGAGAGAGAAGGGATGGGGATGGACCAGGGACCTCAGGAGATGATTGACAG GTATCTTTCCCTGGGAGAACATGATCGAAAGCGTTTGGAGGATGATGAGGACCGCTTGTTGGCTACACTGCTGCATAATATGATTGCTTATATGCTTATGATAAAG GTGAACAAGAATGATATTAGGAAGAAGGTGCGTCGTCTGATGGGAAAATCACATATTGGATTGGTGCACAGCCAGCAAATAAATGATATTCTAGACAAGCTTGCCAATCTG aatGGACGGGACCTCCCTGTAAGACCCAGTGGCAGTCGCCACATCAAGAAGCAGACTTTTGTGGTACACGCTGGGACAGACACAACAGGAGACATATTTTTCATGGAG GTATGTGATGATTGCATTGTGCTGAGAAGCAACATTGGAACTGTGTATGAACGTTGGTGGTATGAGAAACTCATCAACATGACGTACTGTCCCAAAACAAAAGTGCTGTGCCTGTGGCGGAGGAATGGTCAGGAGACACAACTGAACAAATTCTACACAAAGAAG TGTCGGGAATTATACTACTGTGTGAAAGACAGTATGGAGCGAGCAGCAGCAAGGCAGCAAAGCATTAAACCAG